GCTGGTTTGGGCTGGACCAAGCCCGTCATGGAGGATGTGTCGCGGCCTGTCATCCAAGGCAAACCCTCCGTGGCTGCGGCTGCGGCTGCACCGGTTTCGTCTGCGGTTTTGAGAGGAGAGGATTTTCCTTCTCTGCGGGCCACGTTGGCACCTGTGCCCAGCCCAAATCAGAAGATCCAGGAAAATTTGAATTCCATTCCGAATCCGAAGCAGAAACATTCACTTGGTGATGAGAATGTGTTTGTTGAGGAGAAGAAAGAGGGTCCTTTGGTTACTGATCAGTCGAGTGTTTCTCGCAGTGTGAATGTGGTTGGTGCTGGTGATGATGGACGTGGTTCTCGGGTGGTACATACGAAGTATGGTCTTGGGAGGAAGCAGGAAGAGTATTTCCCAGGTCCTCTACCGCTTGTTCGGTTGAACCCACGGTCAGATTGGGCAGATGACGAGCGTGACACGGGCCATGGTTTGAGCAGGGAGGGCAGGGATCATGGATTTCCGAAGGGGGAGGCTTATTGGGATTTTGATATTCCTAGGGTTGGTGTTTTGCCTCATAAGCATGACAAGAGGGGACCGCGCAGTGAAGTGGGAAAGGTTTTGAACAGTGAAATGGAGGCTTTTGATAGGATGGGGAGTGAAGGGAATTCCTGGAGGAGTTCGAATTTGTCCATTCCTAAGGATGCTGGAAATGAGAGAAATGGTGTTAGTATTGGTCCGAGGCCGTCAAGTGGGAGTCGGGATGGGATGAAGGATGGTAACAAGTATGTTCCTTCATCTTTTAGAGATGACGATGTTGGAAAAAGGGATTTTGGAAGGAGGGATGGTCAGAGTGGGAAACAGAAGCCCTGGAATAATGTGATGGAACCTTATGGTGATCGGAACCGTGAACAACTCAACAGAAGCAGAGGTGATTCTGTTCAGAGCTCGGTTTCAAGGTCAGCATTTTCCTCAGGTGGTAAGGGTCTGCCTGTTAATGATCCTCTGCTTAATTTTGGTAGAGAGAAGCGGGCTTTGCCGAAAAGTGAAAAGAATTTGTTGGAGGATTCGTTTATGAAAGACTTTGGAGGTTCTGGTTTTGATGGAAGGGATTTGTTTTCGGGTGGTCTTGTTGGGGTGgttaagaagaagaaggatgtgCTGAAGCAAACTGAATTTCATGATCCTGTGAGAGAATCCTTTGAGGCCGAGCTTGAAAGGGTTCAGAGGATGCAAGAACTGGAGCGACAGCGAATAATTGAGGAGCATGAAAGGGCAGTGGAGTTGGCTCGCAGAGAAGAGGAGGAAAGATTAAGGCAGGCTAGAGAACAGGAAGAGAGGCAAAGGAGATTGGAAGAAGAAGCGAGAGAGGCAGCATGGAGAGCAGAACAAGAGAGGATGGAAGCTGTGCGGAAGGCTGAAGAGCAGAGGTTAGCCAGGGAAGAGGAGAAACGAAGGATCCTTTTGGAAGAAGAGAGGAGGAAACAAGCTGCAAAGCAGAAGCTTTTAGAATTGGAGCAAAAGATTGCTAGGAGGCAGGCTGAGGCCGCCAAAAGTGGCAGTAATGCCCCGGTTGTTGTGGAAGAGAAAATGGCTGCTATAGTGAACGAGAAAGAAACATCTAGGGCTACAGATGTGGGTGATTGGGAGGATAGTGAAAGAATGGTTGATAGGATATTGACTTCGGCATCATCTGATTCGTCAAGTGTGAATAGGCCATTGGAGATGGGCTCAAGGTCTCATTTCGCTAGAGATTTATCTTCCACCTTTGTGGATAGAGGAAAACCAGTTAATTCATGGAGAAGAGATACATATGAGAATTGGAACAGCTCTGCTTTTTATTCACAAGACCAGGAGAATAGTCACAACAGTCCCCGCAGAGATTTATCTATTGGTGGAAAGGCATTTATGAGGAAAGAATATAATGGCGGTCCTGGATTGGTCTCTTCTAGGACGTATTATAAAGGAGCAATTTCTGAGTCTCATTTAGATGAATATGCCCATGTAAAACCGCAGAGGTGGAATCAATCTGCAGACGGAGATCATCTTAGCAGGAATACAGAGATTGATTCTGATTTTcatgaaaattattttgaaaaatttggtGATGGTTGGACGCAGGGCCGCTCCCGTGGCAATCCATTTCCTTCGTTCCCTGAGCGTACCTATCCAAATTCTGAATCAGATGGACCCTATGGCTTGGGTAGGTCACGGTATTCTGTCAGGCAGCCTCGAGTACTTCCTCCTCCTTCACTAGGTTCTGTACACAGAACTTACAAGAATGAAGATGAACACCCTGGTCCATCAGCTTTCCTAGAAAATGAGATGCATTATAATCAAGCAACCAGGAGTGACTCTACCCTGCCAACTGGTTATGACAATGGGAATCGAGGACAACTTGAAGTAGTGGATTCCCGGCCAGAGACTGCTGAGAACGAGGACCATAAAGTGGAAACCACCCCTAGGTGTGATTCTCAGTCCTCACTCTCTGTTTCAAGTCCCCCAAGTTCTCCAACACATCTCTCTCATGATGATTTGGATGACTCGGGAGATTCCCATACGATACTGACTTCTGAAGATATCAAAAGTGACCCCCTCACAGCACCAGATAATGAACCCATTACAACACCTGCTGGAGCTGGAAATGAGAATGTAGTTGCTCCATGTGCTGTGTCTAGTGGTGAAGATGATGAGTGGACTACTGAGAATAATGAGCAGTTCCAAGAACAAGAAGAATATGAAGATGAAGATTAtcaggaagaagatgaagtgcaTGAAGGAGATGACCATGCTCAACTCAACCAGGATTTCGATGATATGCATTTGCAGGAGAAAGGTTTGCCCCACCTGATGGATAATCTGGTATTAGGATTTGACGAGGGTGTCCAGGTTGGGATGCCTAATGAAGAGTTTGAAAGGACCTCAAAAGACGAAGAAACTACATTTATGGCTCAAGCTTCTGGCCTCACTCTTGAAGATCGCATATCTTATGACGAAGACGACACGAACCTCCAACCTGTTAATGACACCTCTCAGGTGAATCTTAATAGCACTTCCAGTGTGTTCCAGGAATCAGAGAAGCCAGCTCAAGATTTGGTCATTCAGCCTAGTGATTCTCTTTCCCCTGTGGTGTCTGACAGTTTAGGTAATGTGGAAGCTTCTAATGGCCTGTTGACCCATCATAGTACACCAAGTTCAGTTACTATTGCCCCTTACTACTCGTCTTCTGGTCTAGCTGTTACATCTAATGTAGCTGCTGCTCCAAGTCAAGCTGAGGTACCCATTAAGCTTCAATTTGGTCTGTTTTCTGGTCCATCTTTGATACCATCACCTGTACCAGCCATACAGATTGGTTCTATACAGATGCCATTGCATCTGCATCCACAGGTTGGCACACCCCTTTCTCACATGCATCCATCACAGCCTCCTTTGTTTCAGTTTGGCCAGCTAAGATATACATCTCCCATATCACAAGGAATAATGCCTCTGGGTCCTCAATCAATGTCATTTGTTCAGCCTAATATACCATCCAGTTTCTCTTATAATCAACAACCTGGAAGTCAAATGCCAGTTCAAATTGGACCAGAAACTTCTGactcatttataaaaaatgagatGAGACATCATTCTGTAGACAGCCAACCAGGTAATTCTAGAAACTTACCACAAGGTTCACCGCCAAGTGAGGATGCAGGAAATATCACTGGAATAAAGCAGGGTCGAATTGAAGCTGCCCATGATCCTAATAATAGCACTAGGACTTCTACTAGTTTCCAATTGGACAAGCAGGAGAACCAAAATGTAGTTGGAAAGAATACTAATATTCCATCCAATTCCAAAGGATCAGAAGTTCATGCCGTCATTAGAGATTCTCCACATCATTCAGTTTCAAAAGAGAATTTTACTGAGTCAAGAACACAATTTCCTGCATCCGGTAGTAGGGGAAAGCGTTATATCTTTACTGtgaaaaattcaaactcaaGACCATCAGGCCCATCTACAAGGGTTAATCGCCCAGAACCTGGAGGGTTTTTGAGGAGGCCTCGACGGAATATACAGCGCACTGAGTTTCGGGTTCGGGAAAGTGGTGATAAGAGGCAGTCTACTAGTTCTGTTTCGACTGATCAGTTTGGGTTGGAGAACAAGTCAAATACCAATGGAAGAGGAGCAGGCATGCCTGGTAGGCCTGGTCCTAGGAAGGCTATGAATAATAAATTGGGAAAACAGATTGTTGAAACAGCTACAGAAAACTCACAAGTGATGGATTCTGGAAGCAGAATTGAAAAGGTTGATGGAAAAGAATCAATAAAGACTCAGAACTTCTCACATCCTGGAAATCTCAAAAGGACCTTATGTTCTGAGGAAGATGTTGATGCTCCATTGCAAAGTGGAGTTATACGGGTGTTTGAGCAACCTGGAATTGAAGCTCCTAGTGATGAAGATGACTTTATTGAAGTTAGGTCAAAGAGGCAAATGTTAAATGATCGGCGAgaacagagagagaaagaaattaaGGCCAAGTCTCGGGTTGCAAAGGTTTTAAATCCTATCTGTACATTTTAACCTTATGTCAAATTATTGCATCTTTCttcattgttttttattcaaCGCTAGGTGCAAAGGAGACCCCGTTCCAGTTCACAAAGTGTTGTGGCGGTGACCAATTCTACCAAAGGATCCATCTCTCCAGTTGAAGTGGTTAACGGTATTCATGCTGCTTTTGTTGCTGCTGAAGTGCGTGGAATGAAGAAGATGGATGCCTCTTCGGGATTTAATTCAAGCATGTTGTCCCAAGCATTACCTCCAATAGgaacacctcctttgaaaaTTGATTCCCAGACGGAGTTAAGATCTCAAATAAGCAGGTAGTTGCCAACTTGTAAGATTTCTTGATGGTTATCACTGTACAAGaatcaaatgtattttttactTCTTACAGCAGGTCACTTCAGACTAGTGTCCCAGCAGTTTCTGGTAGTGGTGAAAAGGACCCTGGCTCTGGTGTGATATTTGAAAGCAAGAACAAGGTTCTAGATAATGTTCAGACATCTTTGGGCTCTTGGAGTAATGCACAAATTAGTCAACAGGTCCGAACTTTCCTCCCTCATTTTGGTAGAGAACGGTGGCAATTAAAACAGTatcatttcttattttcctGTGTTCTTTGACagtatttaattaatgtttatttggATTCAAAAATTCTAGAAACATTATTTAATCACATGTATGTGGTTTCCTTTTGTTTCGTAGTTGCACTTTATCTCCTTCAAaatttagaacttgttttttttttttcatcaacatACAGGAAGTTCCACTGAGGAGTTACGCCATGATCAAATGTAgccaatttgtttttttttttttttttttttttttttggagggACTGGAATGTCGTTTTTTCCAGGACTTAGTTGTTCTCAACTTTTTAGAGATGGGATGTTTGGGGATTAAAATTGGTGTACTTTAATATGCAGTTTTGAATTTAGGCGTAtgcatacatattttatttgttctaCTCTTTTTGTTGTgaatctaaaacaaaattttatgcaGGTAATGGCACTTACACAGAAACAACTTGATGAGGCTATGAAGCCTCAACAGTTTGATTCACAGGCTTCTGTTGCCAGTATAACAGGCGCTGTGAATGAAGCCAGTTTGCCATCATCTTCCATTTTGACAAAGGAGAAAACCTTCTCGTCTGCAGCCAGCCCAATTAATTCCTTGCTTGCTGGAGAGAAAATTCAGTTTGGTTAGCAAATAAATTTTGCATGTGATTTCTTTAGTCCTTCATTTATTTAGTAACATTGATAGTAAGTTTTCTGGCAGTTTGAGGCAATATTTCTGGATTCAGTTTCCTTACTGATGGACTATTTTCATTATGTATTCAGGGGCAGTAACATCTCCAACAATTCTTCCATCTAGCAGCCGTGTTGTGTCTCATGGCATTGGTCCACCTCGATCATCTAGATCGGACATGCAAATTACCCACAATCTTACTGGATCAGATAATGATTGCAGTCTTTTCTTCGATAAGGAGAAACATGGTAATAAATCTCATGGTCATTTAGAAGATTGTGATGCTGAAGCTGAAGCTGAAGCTGCTGCTTCAGCTGTTGCTGTTGCTGCCATTAGTAGTGATGAGATTGTCGGAAGTGGATTGGGTAATTGTTCCGTCCCTGCTTCAGATGGAAAAAGTTTTGTAGCTGCTGATCTTGATAGGGTAGTAGCAGGTGAATCTTCTTTCATTATTTGAcatttgtattgtttttctttctctggaCGTCAGAGCTAATAATTTGACTTGACATCAATTTGTATTCTGGAActtcttatttacttttggTAGCTACTTCGGCAGGAGTAGGTGTTGAGAAGCAGTCAGCTAGTCAATCTAGATCTGAGGAGCCTCTTAGTGTATCTCTTCCAGCTGACTTATCCGTTGAGACTCCACCAATTTCGTTGTGGCCTCCCCTACCAACAACAAGAAATTCTTCGGGTCAAATGATTTCCCATTTTCCTTCTGTCCCTCCTCATTTTCCTTCAGGCCCTCCCTCTCATTTTCCTTTCTATGAAATGAATCCGATGATGGGTGGCCCTGTCTTTGCTTTTGGACCACATGACGAATCTGCATCTACAACACAATCGCAGCCTCAAAATAGTACTACATCAGCGTCAAGGCCAATTGGGAGCTGGCAACAGTGCCATTCCGGGGTGGAATCTTTTTATGGACCTCCAACTGGATTTACTGGCCCTTTTATTGCTCCTCCTGGAGGCATTCCGGGAGTCCAGGGGCCACCACACATGGTTGTTTATAACCATTTCGCTCCTGTTGGACAGTTCGGTCAAGTTGGCTTGAGTTTCATGGGTACTACTTATATACCTTCTGGAAAGCAGCCTGATTGGAAACATGTCCCTACTTCTGCCACAGGGGCCGGTGAAGGAGATATGAACAGTATGAATATGGCATCTTCACAGCGGAATCCTGCTAACATGCCGTCTCCAATTCAACATCTTGCCCCTGGTTCACCACTTATGCCAATGGCCTCTCCTGTGGCTATGTTTGACGTTTCGCCTTTCCAGGTAAATTTTGGATGTCTTGCGTGTTGGTTTGTGCAATAATCATACATATTCTTTTATGCTTGTTTACAGTATCTGGGATTAACATGGTTCTTGTTTGGGAATTGTGAATGTTATAACTTTACCTTGTACTAAAAGACAATACAAGTCATCAATAAGCGGTCGTTTAATATTATGTTCTGTTTAATTTGGTAGTTTTTCTTagtaattaaatattgtaaatttttgCCAGCCCTCTACTGAGATGTCAGTACAAGCTCGATGGCCACATGTTCCTAATTCGCAACTACCTCTGTCAATGCCATTGCAGCAACTAGAAGGGGTTCAGACTTCTCAATTCAGTCATGGCCCTTCTGTTGACCAGCCGTTGAATGCCAAAAGGTTTACTGGCTCTAGAGCTTCAACATCTTCTGATGGTGATAGGAGTTTTCCTAGAACCGGTGATGTAAATGTTAATCAATTGCCTGATGAACTTGGATTGGTGGACACTTCGAACGCTACTGCTAACAAGACTGCACAAAGTGTTGTGAACAAGACTCCATCCGTGATCCCCATTACAGAAGCTGTGAAGGTTGATGTTCAGAATGGCAGTGGTAACAATAGTAATAACCAGAACGCAAGTTCTTCTTTCAAGAGTCAGCCCTCACAACAGGTTAATATTTCTGCCCAGCAATCTGACCATTCCTCGGGACATACTAATTATCAGAGGGGTGGTGTTTCTCAGAGAAATAATTCTGGGGGTGAATGGACACACCGTAGAGGGTACCAGGGAAGAAATCAATCTCTGGGTTCAGACAAGAACTTTTCCTCGGCAAAGGTAAAGCAGATATATGTTGCTAAACAGACTATTAGTGGGGCATCGACAGTGTCATGAGGAGCACGAAATATCAGCCGGATTTGAAAAACCCGAGGAAGgctttattattaatttttggtctggcagaaataaattttttgattAAGTTGCTTCTACTTGGGATGTTGATTGTTAGATTGAGATTTTTGCTGGCCACAACAAATAGAGGGATAATTGGAGACTACTTAATATATAAGCATGGTAGTGTGGCTTTGATGGACACGGTCTCGTTTTGCAATGGTGTATCTATCAACCAAGCTTGGTCgatctttgtttatttttttgtcgGTAAAAAACAAACCAGGCAGATTATTTATTGGGTTTTGTGTATCCAAATCATTAGTTGCCCTCGTATATTCTTTCCATTAATAAGTGGGAAGTATCAGTTTTGAGGAATGCTAGTTTTATTTTCTGCTTGAATACTTGGTTTCTGAGTGTTTTGAACTCTT
This genomic stretch from Vigna radiata var. radiata cultivar VC1973A chromosome 7, Vradiata_ver6, whole genome shotgun sequence harbors:
- the LOC106768126 gene encoding uncharacterized protein LOC106768126 isoform X2, whose product is MAANSGTKYVSVNLNKSYGQHSTALGSVRSQRPGATVVPSRPRSSHKAGPKLSVPPPLNLPSLRKEHERFDSLGSGGGPAGPGGSGSGSRPSSAGLGWTKPVMEDVSRPVIQGKPSVAAAAAAPVSSAVLRGEDFPSLRATLAPVPSPNQKIQENLNSIPNPKQKHSLGDENVFVEEKKEGPLVTDQSSVSRSVNVVGAGDDGRGSRVVHTKYGLGRKQEEYFPGPLPLVRLNPRSDWADDERDTGHGLSREGRDHGFPKGEAYWDFDIPRVGVLPHKHDKRGPRSEVGKVLNSEMEAFDRMGSEGNSWRSSNLSIPKDAGNERNGVSIGPRPSSGSRDGMKDGNKYVPSSFRDDDVGKRDFGRRDGQSGKQKPWNNVMEPYGDRNREQLNRSRGDSVQSSVSRSAFSSGGKGLPVNDPLLNFGREKRALPKSEKNLLEDSFMKDFGGSGFDGRDLFSGGLVGVVKKKKDVLKQTEFHDPVRESFEAELERVQRMQELERQRIIEEHERAVELARREEEERLRQAREQEERQRRLEEEAREAAWRAEQERMEAVRKAEEQRLAREEEKRRILLEEERRKQAAKQKLLELEQKIARRQAEAAKSGSNAPVVVEEKMAAIVNEKETSRATDVGDWEDSERMVDRILTSASSDSSSVNRPLEMGSRSHFARDLSSTFVDRGKPVNSWRRDTYENWNSSAFYSQDQENSHNSPRRDLSIGGKAFMRKEYNGGPGLVSSRTYYKGAISESHLDEYAHVKPQRWNQSADGDHLSRNTEIDSDFHENYFEKFGDGWTQGRSRGNPFPSFPERTYPNSESDGPYGLGRSRYSVRQPRVLPPPSLGSVHRTYKNEDEHPGPSAFLENEMHYNQATRSDSTLPTGYDNGNRGQLEVVDSRPETAENEDHKVETTPRCDSQSSLSVSSPPSSPTHLSHDDLDDSGDSHTILTSEDIKSDPLTAPDNEPITTPAGAGNENVVAPCAVSSGEDDEWTTENNEQFQEQEEYEDEDYQEEDEVHEGDDHAQLNQDFDDMHLQEKGLPHLMDNLVLGFDEGVQVGMPNEEFERTSKDEETTFMAQASGLTLEDRISYDEDDTNLQPVNDTSQVNLNSTSSVFQESEKPAQDLVIQPSDSLSPVVSDSLGNVEASNGLLTHHSTPSSVTIAPYYSSSGLAVTSNVAAAPSQAEVPIKLQFGLFSGPSLIPSPVPAIQIGSIQMPLHLHPQVGTPLSHMHPSQPPLFQFGQLRYTSPISQGIMPLGPQSMSFVQPNIPSSFSYNQQPGSQMPVQIGPETSDSFIKNEMRHHSVDSQPGNSRNLPQGSPPSEDAGNITGIKQGRIEAAHDPNNSTRTSTSFQLDKQENQNVVGKNTNIPSNSKGSEVHAVIRDSPHHSVSKENFTESRTQFPASGSRGKRYIFTVKNSNSRPSGPSTRVNRPEPGGFLRRPRRNIQRTEFRVRESGDKRQSTSSVSTDQFGLENKSNTNGRGAGMPGRPGPRKAMNNKLGKQIVETATENSQVMDSGSRIEKVDGKESIKTQNFSHPGNLKRTLCSEEDVDAPLQSGVIRVFEQPGIEAPSDEDDFIEVRSKRQMLNDRREQREKEIKAKSRVAKVQRRPRSSSQSVVAVTNSTKGSISPVEVVNGIHAAFVAAEVRGMKKMDASSGFNSSMLSQALPPIGTPPLKIDSQTELRSQISRSLQTSVPAVSGSGEKDPGSGVIFESKNKVLDNVQTSLGSWSNAQISQQVMALTQKQLDEAMKPQQFDSQASVASITGAVNEASLPSSSILTKEKTFSSAASPINSLLAGEKIQFGAVTSPTILPSSSRVVSHGIGPPRSSRSDMQITHNLTGSDNDCSLFFDKEKHGNKSHGHLEDCDAEAEAEAAASAVAVAAISSDEIVGSGLGNCSVPASDGKSFVAADLDRVVAGVGVEKQSASQSRSEEPLSVSLPADLSVETPPISLWPPLPTTRNSSGQMISHFPSVPPHFPSGPPSHFPFYEMNPMMGGPVFAFGPHDESASTTQSQPQNSTTSASRPIGSWQQCHSGVESFYGPPTGFTGPFIAPPGGIPGVQGPPHMVVYNHFAPVGQFGQVGLSFMGTTYIPSGKQPDWKHVPTSATGAGEGDMNSMNMASSQRNPANMPSPIQHLAPGSPLMPMASPVAMFDVSPFQPSTEMSVQARWPHVPNSQLPLSMPLQQLEGVQTSQFSHGPSVDQPLNAKRFTGSRASTSSDGDRSFPRTGDVNVNQLPDELGLVDTSNATANKTAQSVVNKTPSVIPITEAVKVDVQNGSGNNSNNQNASSSFKSQPSQQVNISAQQSDHSSGHTNYQRGGVSQRNNSGGEWTHRRGYQGRNQSLGSDKNFSSAKVKQIYVAKQTISGASTVS